A genomic region of Govania unica contains the following coding sequences:
- a CDS encoding 5-formyltetrahydrofolate cyclo-ligase: MTAETKARLRSDMKARRVALSRKDNAADEAARHMLFALGAAEVLSGACVAVYWPLGDELSTFPLIDLLEIEGFSLALPVVTARDAPLEFRAWVPGESLVEGHHGVRVPPDGAAVVRPDVIVTPLLAFDDLCMRLGYGGGYYDRTLVQLRGDGGARIRAYGFAYDEQHVSQVPVTEEDAHLDGVVTDKAMYWRGKDVA; encoded by the coding sequence GTGACAGCAGAGACAAAGGCGCGCCTGCGCAGTGACATGAAAGCGCGGCGTGTAGCCTTGAGTCGGAAAGACAACGCAGCCGATGAGGCGGCGCGACATATGCTGTTCGCGTTGGGGGCGGCGGAGGTTCTGTCCGGGGCCTGCGTTGCCGTTTATTGGCCGCTTGGCGATGAGCTCAGCACGTTTCCCCTGATTGATCTGTTGGAGATCGAAGGGTTCAGCCTTGCCCTGCCGGTGGTGACAGCTCGCGATGCGCCGCTTGAATTCCGGGCCTGGGTGCCTGGCGAATCCCTTGTGGAGGGCCATCATGGCGTCAGGGTGCCGCCCGATGGCGCTGCCGTGGTGCGGCCCGACGTGATCGTGACGCCTTTGCTTGCCTTTGACGATCTTTGTATGCGGCTTGGCTATGGCGGCGGATATTACGACCGCACGCTTGTGCAGTTGCGCGGCGATGGCGGGGCGCGGATCCGCGCCTATGGCTTTGCCTATGACGAGCAGCATGTGAGCCAGGTGCCGGTTACGGAGGAAGACGCTCATCTTGATGGCGTGGTCACCGACAAGGCGATGTATTGGCGCGGAAAGGACGTGGCGTGA
- a CDS encoding TIGR00282 family metallophosphoesterase, with amino-acid sequence MKVLFLGDVVGRSGRSAVQDHLPDLRARLGIDFVVANGENAASGFGLTTKTAEELFAAGVDVITSGNHAWDQREIIPAMNVDDRLLRPLNFPVGTPGRGVGVYEDRQGRRIVVINVMGRIFMDPLDDPFAAVEGVLSKLGLGASVNFLMVDVHGEATSEKMAMGHFCDGRASLVVGTHSHVPTADAQILPGGTAYQTDAGMCGDYNSVIGMDKAEPLQRFTRKIPSGRFTPAMGEGTLCGVFVETDDATGLARRVHPVRLGARLHPTFPEF; translated from the coding sequence GTGAAGGTTCTGTTTCTCGGGGATGTGGTCGGCCGGTCGGGACGGTCTGCGGTTCAGGACCATCTGCCGGATCTGCGGGCCCGGCTCGGGATCGATTTCGTGGTCGCAAACGGCGAAAACGCCGCCTCGGGCTTCGGGCTCACCACGAAAACCGCTGAGGAACTGTTCGCCGCCGGGGTTGATGTGATCACCAGCGGCAACCATGCCTGGGACCAGCGCGAGATCATTCCGGCCATGAATGTCGATGACCGTCTGTTGCGCCCGCTCAATTTTCCAGTCGGCACGCCGGGCCGGGGTGTCGGGGTCTATGAAGACCGGCAGGGACGGCGCATTGTCGTGATCAATGTCATGGGGCGGATTTTCATGGACCCGCTGGATGATCCCTTTGCCGCAGTCGAAGGGGTTCTGAGCAAGCTCGGGCTTGGGGCCTCGGTCAATTTCCTCATGGTGGATGTGCATGGTGAGGCGACCAGCGAAAAAATGGCCATGGGGCATTTTTGCGATGGCCGGGCCTCCCTTGTGGTCGGAACGCACAGCCATGTGCCGACGGCGGACGCCCAGATTCTGCCGGGTGGCACGGCTTATCAGACCGATGCCGGCATGTGCGGTGATTATAATTCCGTGATCGGCATGGATAAGGCTGAGCCTTTGCAACGCTTTACCCGCAAGATCCCAAGTGGGCGCTTTACGCCGGCCATGGGTGAGGGCACGCTCTGTGGAGTGTTTGTCGAGACCGATGATGCGACTGGGCTCGCCCGTCGGGTTCACCCGGTGCGACTTGGCGCGCGGCTCCATCCAACGTTTCCGGAATTTTGA
- a CDS encoding YebC/PmpR family DNA-binding transcriptional regulator, translating to MAGHSQFKNIMYRKGAQDKKRSMLFAKLAREVTVAAKSGLPDPNANARLRVAVDNARAQNMPKDNIDRAIKKAMGGEGENYESVRYEGFGPGGVSLIVDSLTDNRNRTAGEVRSAFSKSGGNMGEVGSVSYQFDHVGEILFPLAVANSDAMFEAALEAGANDVVSDEESHVIYCSMEDLNLVREALVGKFGQATSVKIIWKPQTLITVDEDQAKSLMKLLDALDDSDDVQNVFGNYDVPDDILAKLG from the coding sequence ATGGCTGGTCATTCCCAGTTTAAAAACATCATGTACCGCAAGGGGGCGCAGGATAAGAAGCGCTCCATGCTGTTCGCGAAGCTTGCTCGCGAAGTCACGGTGGCCGCGAAGTCCGGGTTGCCGGACCCGAACGCGAACGCGCGGCTGCGGGTGGCGGTCGACAACGCCCGCGCCCAGAATATGCCCAAGGACAATATCGACCGTGCCATTAAAAAGGCCATGGGCGGCGAAGGCGAGAACTATGAAAGCGTCCGTTATGAGGGCTTTGGTCCGGGCGGCGTGTCGTTGATCGTCGACAGCCTGACCGACAATCGCAACCGCACGGCGGGCGAAGTGCGCTCGGCCTTTTCGAAAAGCGGCGGCAATATGGGCGAAGTGGGCTCGGTGTCCTATCAGTTCGACCATGTGGGGGAAATCCTGTTCCCGCTCGCGGTCGCAAACTCGGATGCTATGTTCGAAGCGGCGCTTGAAGCCGGTGCCAATGACGTGGTGTCGGACGAAGAGTCCCATGTGATCTATTGCAGCATGGAAGACCTCAATCTGGTGCGCGAAGCCTTGGTCGGCAAATTCGGTCAGGCGACGTCGGTCAAGATCATCTGGAAGCCGCAGACCCTGATCACGGTCGATGAGGATCAGGCGAAGTCGCTGATGAAGCTGCTCGATGCCCTCGACGATAGCGACGACGTCCAGAACGTGTTCGGCAATTACGATGTGCCGGACGACATCTTGGCCAAGCTTGGGTAA
- the ruvC gene encoding crossover junction endodeoxyribonuclease RuvC, translating to MSNRRRILGLDPGLRKTGWGIIDVEGTRLTHVANGTVQSEPDADLSVRLRQLYDGLVQVIQDWEPVAAAVEETFVNKNPVSTLKLGQARGVVMLVPALHGLPVAEYAPNHIKKAVVGAGHAAKDQIHAMVRVLLPGVKITGADAADALAVAICHAHHGGRLEDVARRIGVKL from the coding sequence ATGAGCAATCGCCGCCGTATCCTCGGCCTTGATCCCGGACTTCGGAAAACCGGCTGGGGGATTATCGATGTCGAGGGGACGCGGCTGACCCATGTGGCCAATGGCACCGTGCAATCGGAGCCGGACGCGGATTTGAGCGTGCGGCTCCGGCAGTTGTATGACGGCTTGGTGCAGGTGATCCAGGACTGGGAGCCGGTGGCGGCCGCGGTCGAGGAAACCTTCGTCAACAAGAACCCGGTTTCAACCCTGAAGCTCGGCCAGGCGCGCGGCGTGGTGATGCTGGTTCCGGCGCTCCATGGCTTGCCGGTGGCGGAATATGCCCCCAATCACATCAAGAAAGCAGTGGTCGGTGCAGGCCATGCGGCCAAGGATCAGATTCATGCCATGGTGCGGGTTTTGCTGCCGGGGGTGAAAATCACCGGGGCCGATGCCGCCGATGCCCTTGCGGTTGCCATCTGTCATGCGCATCATGGCGGTCGACTTGAGGATGTTGCGCGGCGGATCGGGGTTAAATTGTGA
- the ruvA gene encoding Holliday junction branch migration protein RuvA → MIAKLKGIVDSTGEDWVILDVNGVGYLVFCSGRTLARLPGAGGAASLVIVTHVREDHIHLYGFLNAAERDWFGLLQTVQGIGARVALGILSVLAPDELAQAIAAQDKTAVARANGVGRKLAERVVNELKDKVGALAVASGLTLPQAATADSGGNREVADAVSALTNLGYRPADAFAAVARAAKDMDAGAGLQALIKAGLKELAP, encoded by the coding sequence GTGATTGCGAAACTTAAAGGGATCGTCGACAGCACGGGAGAAGACTGGGTCATTCTCGATGTGAACGGGGTCGGCTATCTGGTCTTTTGCTCGGGCCGCACTCTGGCCCGGTTGCCGGGGGCGGGCGGGGCGGCGAGCCTCGTCATCGTCACACATGTGCGCGAGGATCATATCCATCTCTATGGGTTCCTGAATGCGGCGGAACGCGACTGGTTCGGGTTGTTGCAGACGGTGCAGGGGATCGGCGCCCGGGTGGCGCTTGGGATTCTGTCGGTTCTGGCTCCGGATGAGCTGGCGCAGGCCATTGCGGCGCAGGATAAGACGGCGGTGGCCCGAGCCAATGGCGTTGGTCGCAAGCTGGCCGAACGTGTGGTCAATGAATTGAAGGACAAGGTCGGCGCGCTTGCGGTCGCGAGCGGGCTTACGCTGCCGCAGGCGGCGACGGCGGACAGCGGCGGCAATCGTGAGGTTGCCGATGCGGTCTCGGCTCTGACCAATCTCGGGTATCGTCCGGCGGACGCCTTTGCCGCCGTGGCGCGGGCGGCCAAGGATATGGACGCGGGGGCTGGGTTGCAGGCGCTGATCAAGGCCGGGCTTAAGGAGCTTGCGCCATGA
- the ruvB gene encoding Holliday junction branch migration DNA helicase RuvB — protein sequence MSEDRLIAAKRQDEDADNSIRPARLDDFIGQKQARENLRVFISAARQRGEALDHVLFYGPPGLGKTTLAQILARELGVNFRATSGPVIAKAGDLAALLTNLEQNDILFIDEIHRLNPAVEEILYPAMEDFQLDLMIGEGPSARSVRIDLPRFTLVGATTRSGLITKPLRDRFGIPTRLEFYTPDELEEIVRRGARILEVAMTDDGAREVANRARGTPRVAGRLLRRVRDFALVAGAKQIDARVADGALLRLEVDARGLDAMDHRYLKCIGIDYGGGPVGVETLSAALSEPRDAIEDIIEPYLMQQGFVQRTPRGRMLSQKGYGHIGLTPPAAARAPQLDLLPGDEA from the coding sequence ATGAGCGAGGACAGACTGATCGCGGCCAAACGTCAGGATGAGGATGCCGATAATTCCATCCGCCCGGCGCGGCTTGATGATTTCATCGGCCAGAAACAGGCGCGGGAAAATCTGCGGGTGTTCATCAGTGCGGCGCGCCAGCGGGGCGAGGCGCTGGACCATGTGCTGTTTTACGGTCCGCCCGGATTGGGCAAGACCACCTTGGCGCAGATTCTGGCGCGGGAGCTTGGGGTCAATTTTCGCGCGACCTCGGGCCCGGTGATCGCGAAAGCCGGGGATCTTGCGGCGCTTCTGACCAATCTTGAGCAGAACGATATTCTGTTCATCGATGAAATCCATCGCCTCAATCCGGCGGTGGAGGAAATTCTCTATCCGGCCATGGAGGATTTTCAGCTGGATCTGATGATCGGGGAGGGGCCGTCGGCGCGTTCGGTGCGGATCGATCTGCCGCGCTTTACGCTGGTTGGGGCAACCACGCGGTCGGGCCTGATCACCAAGCCGTTGCGCGATCGCTTTGGTATTCCGACCCGGCTTGAGTTCTATACGCCGGATGAGCTTGAGGAAATCGTGCGCCGCGGTGCCCGCATCCTTGAGGTGGCCATGACTGATGATGGGGCGCGGGAAGTGGCCAACCGGGCCCGTGGCACGCCGCGCGTGGCTGGACGGTTGCTGCGCCGGGTGCGCGATTTTGCTCTTGTTGCGGGGGCGAAACAAATTGATGCGCGGGTGGCCGACGGGGCGCTGTTGCGGCTTGAGGTGGATGCGCGCGGGCTTGATGCCATGGATCACCGCTATCTGAAATGCATTGGCATTGATTACGGCGGCGGCCCGGTCGGGGTGGAGACCCTGTCGGCGGCGCTGTCGGAGCCGCGCGACGCCATCGAAGACATCATCGAGCCCTATCTGATGCAGCAGGGCTTTGTGCAGCGGACGCCGCGCGGCCGCATGCTGTCGCAGAAAGGCTATGGTCATATCGGCCTGACGCCGCCCGCAGCGGCCCGAGCCCCGCAACTGGATCTCCTGCCCGGAGATGAGGCGTGA
- the ybgC gene encoding tol-pal system-associated acyl-CoA thioesterase: MSGRIEDKVHLLPIRVYYEDTDAGGIVFYANYLKYMERGRSDFLRLLGVDQRALIAGSEDGPLFFVVRRVELDYLRPAKFDDMVEVRTKFLSVAGASAVMAQEVWRGDELLVRGSVTIAAIGDSGAPRRFPRPLRHIFNMLL; encoded by the coding sequence GTGAGCGGACGTATCGAAGATAAGGTCCATCTGCTGCCGATCCGGGTCTATTATGAAGATACAGACGCTGGAGGTATTGTCTTTTATGCCAATTATCTCAAATACATGGAGCGCGGGCGGTCGGACTTTCTCCGGCTTCTCGGGGTCGATCAGCGGGCGTTGATTGCGGGAAGCGAAGATGGCCCTCTGTTCTTCGTGGTGCGCCGCGTCGAGTTGGACTATCTTCGCCCCGCAAAGTTTGACGATATGGTTGAGGTGCGTACGAAATTCCTGTCCGTGGCTGGCGCGTCCGCCGTCATGGCGCAGGAGGTCTGGCGCGGGGATGAGCTTTTGGTGCGCGGCAGCGTGACGATCGCGGCCATTGGCGACAGTGGCGCGCCAAGACGCTTTCCGCGCCCGCTCCGCCATATTTTCAACATGCTTCTATGA
- the tolQ gene encoding protein TolQ has translation MSDVVSATDLGGTMTDFSIMALFMQADIVVKAVMIVLLLASVGCWAIIVEKLRNLRTVTRKADMFEDEFWSGRSLESLYERVRNNPDHPLAMLFVAAMREWQRSVGQTSGLAKTMGLQDRISKVMRVTVTREMERLEGYMNFLATVGSTAPFVGLFGTVWGIMNSFKSIAMSHDTSLAVVAPGIAEALFATALGLVAAIPAVVAYNKISGDIGRYANRLDGFADEFGTLLSRQLDEGAH, from the coding sequence ATGTCGGATGTGGTAAGCGCGACGGATCTCGGTGGAACAATGACCGATTTCTCGATCATGGCATTGTTTATGCAGGCGGATATCGTCGTCAAGGCGGTTATGATCGTGCTGCTTTTGGCCTCAGTCGGCTGTTGGGCCATCATTGTCGAAAAGCTTCGCAACCTCAGAACGGTGACGCGCAAAGCCGATATGTTCGAGGACGAGTTCTGGTCCGGGCGCTCGCTTGAGAGCCTTTATGAGCGGGTGCGCAACAATCCCGATCACCCGCTCGCCATGCTGTTCGTGGCGGCGATGCGGGAATGGCAGCGCTCGGTCGGACAGACGTCGGGTCTGGCCAAGACCATGGGCTTGCAGGACCGTATTTCAAAGGTCATGCGGGTGACCGTGACGCGGGAAATGGAACGGCTTGAAGGCTATATGAATTTTCTGGCGACCGTAGGTTCGACTGCGCCGTTTGTCGGCCTGTTCGGGACGGTCTGGGGCATCATGAACAGCTTCAAGTCCATCGCCATGAGCCATGACACCTCGCTTGCGGTGGTGGCGCCGGGTATTGCCGAGGCGCTGTTCGCCACCGCTCTTGGCCTTGTTGCGGCCATTCCGGCGGTTGTGGCTTATAATAAGATTTCGGGCGATATCGGCCGTTATGCCAATCGTCTCGATGGCTTTGCCGACGAGTTCGGCACGTTGTTGTCGCGTCAGCTTGATGAAGGGGCGCACTAA
- the tolR gene encoding protein TolR, protein MGSQFQGPRSGGGGYYRRRARPMSDINVTPMVDVMLVLLIVFMVAAPLLTVGIDVNLPKTSARPMQEDSKPLAVSIDAKGNVYIQDEQVALDELAPRLSAIADSKRDSRIYVRGDEKTSYGRVAEVMGALNGAGFTKVALVTSPPPPQKKK, encoded by the coding sequence ATGGGTTCCCAGTTCCAGGGGCCGCGATCCGGCGGGGGCGGCTATTACCGCCGCCGCGCGCGTCCGATGAGCGACATCAACGTGACGCCGATGGTGGACGTCATGCTGGTGCTGCTTATCGTGTTCATGGTGGCGGCGCCGCTGTTGACCGTCGGGATCGACGTCAATCTGCCGAAGACCAGTGCCCGTCCCATGCAGGAGGATAGCAAGCCGCTGGCGGTCTCCATCGACGCCAAGGGCAACGTCTATATCCAGGACGAGCAGGTGGCGCTTGATGAGCTGGCCCCGCGCCTGTCGGCCATTGCTGATTCAAAGCGCGACAGCCGCATCTATGTACGTGGCGACGAAAAGACGAGTTATGGCCGCGTGGCCGAGGTGATGGGGGCGCTGAATGGCGCCGGATTCACCAAGGTCGCCCTGGTCACCTCGCCGCCGCCGCCGCAGAAGAAAAAGTAA
- the tolB gene encoding Tol-Pal system beta propeller repeat protein TolB, which yields MVADRGADIARFKVSSVVSGLCLVLAAFFLIAVPAPAWAVLKVDITKGNVDPLPIAITAFTGVAAEKTLEGGTDEIGRNIAGVITNNLARSGLFRTIDPKAFINAGETPGGRPNFGNWRGIGAQALVTGQVQLQTDGRLRVEFRLWDVYGESQMTGLQYFSAPRTWRQVAHMVSDAIYKRLTGEDGYFNTRIVYISESGPMNKREKRLAIMDQDGYNHRFLTSGKDLVLTPRFSPTAQEITYMAYYNNRPRVYLYNIDTGTQELLGDYPGMTFAPRFAPDGNKVIFSMAASGNTDIYEMDLRTRKSRRLTADPNIDTSPSYSPDGQEIVFNSDRGGTQQLYVMDANGGNVRRISFGDGRYATPVWSPRGDLIAFTKQSKGRFYIGVMRPDGKGERLLTESFMEEGPTWAPNGRVIIFYRKDPYDRNGKGGATSLWSVDLTGYNLRKIITPLDASDPAWSPLLR from the coding sequence ATGGTTGCTGATCGCGGCGCAGACATCGCCCGTTTTAAAGTCTCATCTGTGGTTTCAGGGCTCTGCCTTGTCCTTGCCGCGTTTTTCCTGATCGCGGTTCCGGCTCCGGCCTGGGCGGTGCTCAAGGTGGATATCACCAAGGGCAATGTCGACCCGCTGCCGATCGCCATCACGGCGTTCACGGGCGTGGCGGCTGAAAAGACGCTGGAAGGTGGCACGGATGAGATCGGGCGCAATATTGCCGGGGTGATCACCAACAACCTCGCGCGGTCGGGCCTGTTTCGCACCATCGATCCGAAAGCCTTCATCAACGCCGGTGAAACGCCGGGCGGACGGCCCAATTTCGGCAACTGGCGCGGGATCGGGGCGCAGGCCCTGGTGACCGGTCAGGTGCAGTTGCAGACGGACGGCCGCTTGCGGGTCGAATTTCGCCTGTGGGACGTTTATGGCGAAAGCCAGATGACCGGTTTGCAGTATTTCTCGGCCCCGCGCACCTGGCGACAGGTGGCCCATATGGTGTCGGACGCGATCTATAAGCGTCTGACCGGGGAAGACGGCTATTTCAACACCCGCATCGTTTATATTTCCGAAAGCGGCCCCATGAACAAGCGCGAGAAGCGTTTGGCTATCATGGATCAGGACGGCTACAACCACCGCTTTCTGACCTCGGGCAAGGATCTGGTGCTGACGCCGCGATTCTCGCCGACGGCGCAGGAAATCACCTATATGGCCTATTACAATAATCGGCCGCGGGTTTACCTTTACAATATCGACACCGGGACCCAGGAACTTCTGGGCGACTATCCGGGCATGACCTTTGCCCCGCGCTTCGCACCGGACGGCAACAAGGTTATCTTCTCGATGGCGGCGAGCGGCAATACGGATATCTATGAAATGGATCTCCGCACCCGCAAATCGCGGCGTCTGACGGCCGATCCGAACATCGACACCTCGCCGAGCTATTCGCCGGACGGTCAGGAAATCGTATTCAACTCGGACCGTGGCGGCACCCAGCAGCTTTATGTGATGGATGCGAACGGCGGCAACGTGCGGCGGATCAGCTTTGGTGATGGCCGCTATGCGACGCCGGTGTGGTCGCCGCGCGGGGATTTGATCGCATTCACAAAACAGTCCAAAGGACGTTTTTACATTGGCGTCATGAGGCCTGACGGCAAAGGCGAGCGGCTGTTGACCGAAAGCTTCATGGAAGAAGGGCCGACATGGGCGCCGAACGGACGTGTGATCATATTCTACCGTAAAGATCCCTATGATCGGAACGGCAAGGGCGGGGCGACAAGTCTTTGGTCTGTAGACTTGACAGGGTATAATCTTCGCAAGATTATCACGCCGCTCGACGCCTCGGACCCGGCATGGTCGCCCTTGCTAAGGTGA
- the pal gene encoding peptidoglycan-associated lipoprotein Pal, with translation MLQRSFGLKVLLVGATTLLLAACANTQKKQPTTQETAPAPIAQPQPAPAPVGPVPGSQEDLNQTAGDRIFFSFDKYDLDDAAQATLRKQGEWLKKYPSVSVIVEGHCDERGTREYNLALGERRANAAKNYLVALGLDASRLETVSYGKERPAVVGNDESAWSQNRRDVMVVK, from the coding sequence ATGCTTCAGAGAAGCTTTGGTCTTAAAGTCCTCCTCGTGGGGGCAACGACTCTTCTGCTGGCCGCTTGCGCCAACACCCAGAAGAAACAGCCGACCACGCAGGAAACTGCTCCGGCTCCTATTGCGCAGCCGCAGCCTGCTCCCGCTCCGGTTGGTCCGGTTCCTGGCAGCCAGGAAGATCTGAACCAGACCGCTGGCGATCGTATTTTCTTCTCGTTCGACAAGTATGACCTTGACGATGCAGCACAGGCCACGCTGCGCAAGCAGGGTGAATGGCTGAAGAAATATCCTTCGGTCAGCGTGATCGTCGAAGGTCACTGTGACGAACGCGGCACCCGCGAGTACAACCTTGCCCTCGGCGAGCGTCGTGCGAATGCCGCTAAGAACTACCTCGTGGCACTTGGCCTTGACGCCAGCCGCCTCGAAACCGTCAGCTACGGCAAAGAGCGCCCGGCTGTCGTCGGCAACGACGAGAGCGCCTGGTCGCAAAACCGTCGCGACGTGATGGTTGTGAAATAA
- the ybgF gene encoding tol-pal system protein YbgF — translation MGLSISVVRGAFLAVVVAGMVVCMACPASAQDVGKRVDKLEKELTAVQRKVFGRGYVPPVDEGEPEAPVANPLADMDVRVNSIESRLQQLTGQVEELRHKNDELAHRLESFMSDTEFRFNSLEGKGGTGGGTASAGGGMTETEGGGYGEPAASGGAATASTGGALPSGTPIEKYNYAYALLSKGKYPEAQSAFQSFLAQNPKDELAGSANYWLGQTYFVRGQYDQAAKVFLEGYQAYPKSAKAPDYLLKIGISLTKIKQTQDACAVFAELKTRFPNSPAAKDRMPAEKKVAGCK, via the coding sequence ATGGGGTTGTCCATATCTGTTGTGCGCGGCGCATTCCTCGCGGTCGTGGTGGCCGGGATGGTTGTCTGCATGGCCTGTCCGGCCTCGGCGCAGGATGTTGGCAAGCGGGTCGACAAGCTTGAAAAAGAACTGACGGCGGTTCAGCGCAAGGTGTTTGGCCGCGGTTATGTTCCGCCGGTGGACGAGGGCGAACCCGAAGCTCCGGTGGCGAACCCGCTGGCCGATATGGATGTGCGGGTCAATTCGATTGAAAGCCGCCTGCAGCAACTGACCGGGCAGGTGGAGGAATTGCGCCACAAGAACGATGAACTGGCGCATCGTCTTGAAAGCTTCATGTCGGATACGGAATTCCGTTTCAACAGCCTTGAGGGCAAGGGTGGCACGGGGGGCGGCACGGCCTCGGCCGGTGGCGGCATGACGGAAACTGAAGGTGGCGGTTATGGCGAGCCCGCAGCCTCTGGCGGGGCAGCGACGGCCAGCACCGGCGGGGCGCTGCCGAGCGGGACGCCGATTGAAAAATACAATTACGCCTATGCGCTGCTCAGCAAGGGCAAATATCCGGAAGCCCAAAGCGCGTTCCAGAGCTTCCTCGCCCAGAACCCGAAGGATGAGCTGGCGGGCAGTGCCAATTATTGGCTGGGTCAGACCTATTTCGTGCGCGGTCAATATGATCAGGCCGCCAAGGTCTTTCTTGAAGGCTATCAGGCCTATCCGAAAAGCGCCAAGGCGCCGGATTACCTGCTGAAGATCGGGATCTCGCTGACCAAGATCAAACAGACCCAGGATGCCTGCGCCGTGTTCGCCGAACTGAAAACCCGCTTCCCCAATTCGCCTGCTGCGAAAGATCGCATGCCGGCGGAAAAAAAGGTGGCGGGCTGTAAGTAA
- a CDS encoding NADP(H)-dependent aldo-keto reductase — protein MKMRNLGRTGLRVSEICLGSMTWGRQNSEAEGHAQLDYAVAQGVNFIDTAEMYPVPRDPDYYGRTEEVIGSWLQGRGDRDKLIIATKVSGPRMTPTIRPGQVRLDRANIMAAVDASLKRLRTDYIDLYQTHWPERPSNFFGTLGVTELRDRPDMVPIEETLEALDALVKAGKVRHLGVSNETSWGLMRHLHHGERAGLARIETIQNPYSLLNRSFEIGLSEIALREEVGLLAYSPLGMGALSGKYLNGAKPEGARFTLFADFNRYQTPSGIQAIEKYVALARKYGLVPEQMAIAFTLTRPFIAATIIGATSLDQLKIDLKAAEVELGDEIMAEIEAIHREHVIPCP, from the coding sequence ATGAAGATGAGAAATCTGGGGCGCACCGGGCTTAGGGTCAGCGAGATCTGTCTGGGCAGCATGACCTGGGGGCGGCAGAATTCTGAGGCTGAGGGGCATGCACAGCTGGATTATGCCGTGGCGCAGGGGGTTAATTTCATTGATACGGCGGAAATGTATCCGGTGCCGCGGGACCCTGACTATTACGGCCGCACCGAGGAGGTTATTGGCAGCTGGCTGCAGGGGCGGGGTGATCGGGATAAGCTGATTATTGCCACCAAAGTGTCGGGGCCGCGTATGACGCCGACCATTCGCCCCGGCCAGGTGCGGCTTGATCGGGCCAACATCATGGCGGCGGTGGACGCGAGCCTTAAGCGGCTCAGGACCGATTATATCGATCTCTATCAGACCCATTGGCCGGAGCGGCCGTCGAATTTTTTTGGCACGCTTGGGGTGACCGAGCTGCGCGATCGTCCGGATATGGTGCCGATCGAGGAGACGCTTGAGGCGCTCGATGCGCTGGTCAAGGCGGGCAAGGTGCGCCATCTCGGGGTGTCGAACGAAACGTCCTGGGGACTGATGCGGCATCTCCATCATGGCGAGCGGGCTGGGCTCGCGCGGATCGAGACCATCCAGAATCCCTATAGTCTGCTCAATCGCAGTTTCGAGATCGGCTTGTCGGAAATCGCGCTGCGGGAGGAGGTCGGCTTGCTGGCTTATTCTCCCCTGGGCATGGGCGCTTTGAGTGGCAAATATCTGAATGGCGCGAAACCCGAGGGGGCGCGGTTCACGTTGTTTGCGGATTTCAATCGCTATCAGACCCCGAGCGGGATCCAGGCGATCGAGAAATATGTGGCGCTCGCCCGGAAATACGGGCTGGTGCCGGAACAGATGGCTATCGCCTTCACGCTCACGCGGCCGTTCATCGCGGCGACCATCATCGGGGCCACCAGTCTCGATCAGCTGAAGATCGACCTGAAGGCAGCGGAGGTCGAGCTTGGCGATGAGATCATGGCCGAGATCGAGGCCATCCATCGGGAGCATGTGATCCCTTGTCCCTGA